Genomic DNA from Turicibacter faecis:
GAGAATCCATTAGGATCAAAAAAATATTTCTTTCCTACTTGTTTAAACTGTACTCCTACTACGGCATATTGCATCCTTCAATTCCTCCCTTCATTCTCAAAAATAATTGATCAAAGCAAAGCACTACATTCGCATTTGCTCTTAATCGTTTCTCTGTATCTAAAATAATCTGTATCTTTCTTAAACAGTCGCTTATCGTGTTTACCTCGGAACTCTCACATAAGGATGTCTTATAGGCTTCAAATGATAAGTCATCATTCTTGCCTAGCTTGATTTTTAATACATCCTTATAATAAATGATTAAAAGATTTAAATATAGTAATTGAAATTCTCTATTCTTAAATATCTCTGGATTTTGAATCAATATAATCGAGGGATCCATCTTCATCTTTAAAAGGCACTCTTCAGTTTTTAGAACAAGACTAACGACAGAACTGAATTGTTCAGATTCGGACCATCTAATCCCTTCATTCAAACTTTGAGTTAACGAGGCCAAAATAGATGCGTATTGGTGAATTCCGACAGATTTATACTGTTCAATCAATTTTTCGCGCGACATTGGCGTAAATGTTAAAACGACGGCTCTCGAACGTATAGTCGGTAAGAGCATCTCCTTATTCTCCGTTAATAAAAGCGCATAAGTGTTTTTCATCGGCTCCTCTAAAAACTTCAATAAACTATTCGCGGCACTAACGGACATTTTTTCAGCATCTTCAATAATATATACCTTAGGAGCATTTTCCGCAGCCTTCTTCGAAAACTCAGCTTGTAAAGCCTGTATTTGTTCCTTCTTTATACTATTTCCCTCAGGACGAATCATGTAAACATTCACATGTTTTTCGCTTTCAATCAATTGGCAGCTTCTACAACTACCACAAATTCTATCATCTGATTCACATAATAACATTTTAGCAAAATTTTTAGCGAACGACAACTTTCCTATCCCTTTTGCCCCTTCTAAAATGTATGCATGTACCAGACGATTTTTTAGATAACTATTAACAATAAAACGCGTTATCTTTGATTGATCCTCTAAAAATCTTTCCCATCCATGCACAGAGACCATCCCTTTTCATGTGAATTTATCTAATCTTTCAGCTGTCCAATAATTAAATTAAATACCTCATTGGATACTTCATCAACTGACTGCGTAGCATCTATTGATACGATACGATTCGAATCCATTACCGCCCGTTTTTTATACCCATTATAAACTAGTCGGTGAAACGATAAGTCTTCTAAATCCAAACGATTAACCTCTCTTTGATGGTTTCTAGCAATACGTTTTAGTCCTTCTTCTGGCTCAATATCAAAGAATATAGTTAAATTAGGCATAAACCCTTCAATTGCAAACTCATTCATTTTAAGTACTTCTTCCATACCTATTCCACGTGCATACCCCTGATATACAATAGAACTATCCACAAAACGATCGCATAATACAACATATCCATTTTCCATTGCCGGTTTAACCTTTTCTACCAGATGTTGACGACGCGCAGCAGCGTAAAGTAAAGCCTCTGTACGACAATCCATCTCCGTATGATTAGGATCTAAAATAATCTCACGAATTTTTTCAGCAATTTTAATTCCCCCAGGCTCGCGTGTATAAATAGCCTTGATTCCAACCGAAGATAATTTTTCAATTACTGAATATGCAACTGTAGTCTTTCCGGCACCTTCCCCGCCTTCTAACGTAATAAATAATCCGCTCATCGTCTATGCTCCTTTTCTAAATGAATAAATATCAATCAACATTATCTCATAGATGACTATAATTTTAAAGAAATTTGTCTCTTTCTTAAAATGAACGCTTTTTATTAAAAAATTAATGAACCATCTAATATTCGTCGTAACCGCTTTATTTTCCTTTTCATTTAATCCTACTTTTTACAGTCCTAAATCCCCTTTTGAATAAACATTCGCGTCTTCCTCTCTTCTTTTACTCCCCTATAATGATAAAAAAAAAGAGTCATGTAACCTATGAACTCCTTTTTTATCTTTAGAATAGTTAGCGAATAAGGATAACCACTAACTATTCTTCTGAAATTTTAACATCTAAAATTTGATTAAATACTACCCGTTTTAATGTAGAGTCCGTAATAACCAAGAGTTGTTCGTAATGCTCATCATAATGAGAAATCGTTCCTGCAACTTCAAATGAATCACCATTATCATCAGCTACTGTCAATTGAACAGGTAATTTTTCCTCAAATGCTCTTCTTAACCCCTTGTATCCTGTCGTCTCTTTATTTGTAATGACTTGCATATATTTCGATAAATCCTCTAGATTTAAAGCATCGTTCGGTTGAATCATGCTTTGAGTCGGATGATTTTGCCGACTAAATAATTTATTTATGAATTTTAGTGCCATATTTGCCTCCTGTATAATTCAACAAATAACTCGTTGCTCCCCTTTTCTCACCCTATCTACTATAAATTATAACATAAACTCTTTGATAAACAAACAAAGACCTAATATTTATGTTTTCATTTTACCCTATTTATCGACATCTCATACATTTTTCTACTTAGATAATTTTTATTCTATTTTTTTCGACGGAACAACTAAAACCTCCTCCGGATACTCAACACGGTGTAAATAAAGTCCCTGTGGCTTTGCCGTATGACCAGCTAAACGACGATCCTTCATGCTTAGGATATGTTTTATATCGTTTGGAAGTTTACGTCCCTCACCAACTTGAATCATTGTCCCAACCATAATACGAATCATATAGCGTAAAAAACCATTACCAACAAAGATAAAGGTTAGCTCACCCTCATCATCTAATAGCTCTGCTTTATAAATTGTTCGCTCTTTATTTACCTCGTCCAAATTTCCACAAAAAGAAGTAAAATCATGTGTTCCCAATAAATATCCCATGGCCTCTCTCATTCTCTCCACATCTAGTGGACGGCGATGATAATAGACATAATGACGGTTTAACGGATTATATTCGTTTAAAGACATCTTATATCTATACTCCTTTACCTTACCGTGGTAACGAGAATGGAAATCTGGATGAACCTCCTGACTATCTAATACATAAATATCTTCAGGTAAAATCGAGTTCAACGCTTTAGCGTAACGCCCCCCATCCATGCTAAGATCACTATCAAAATGAAAAACTTGTCCATAAGCATGAACCCCTGCATCGGTTCTTCCGGAACTATGAATTGTTACTGATTGTTTACAGATCTTATTAAGAGCTGATTCAATCTCACCTTGTACCGTCCTTTGTCCTGGTTGTCTCTGATAACCATTAAATAACGTACCATCATAAGATACTGTGCATTTAATTCTCTTCATAAAATTCCACCTTAAAAAATAATTGCTCCTAAAAATAAACCAATAGAAATTAAAATTAATATTGTATCCGGTATCCTCCATCTTAATTGATTAATGCTCGTACGTGGACGACCCGGAACATACCCTCTCACTTCCATAGCATTTGCCAATTCATCAGCTCGTTTAAACGATAAGATAAATAAGGGTACCAATAAAGAAATTAATTGTATTACTTTATCTTTAAAGTTTCCTTCACTAATATCTACACCTCGTGATGCCTGTGCTTTTAATATCTTTTGTGTCTCCTCAAATAAAGTAGGGATAAACCTTAAAGCAATCGAAATCATTAATGCAATTTCGGCTACGGGAATTCCAATCCTTCCTAACGGCTTAAATAATGATTCTAAGGCTAAGGTTAAATCAGACGGTCGCGTAGTTAAAGTTAAAAGAGTTGAAATAATTACTACAATTATTAATCTTATACTCATATAAAGACCTAGATTCAACCCTTTATCATAAATCTTAAGCGGCCCTAATGAAAATATAACATTTCCTTGATGATTAAAAAATACTTGTAAAAAAAATGTCAATACAATAAAGAAAATAATTGGTTTTAAACTTTTAATAAAGTAATTTATTGGTATTTTTGTTAACCTCATGACCAATAACTCTAAACCACACAATAAAATCATAAATAACCAGTTATCTGTAAAAAAACATGAAAGGACGAAAAATGAAGTAGCTAAAATTTTAGAACGAGCATCTAGTCTATGCCACAATGAATATCCGGGGAAATACCTCCCTATCACAATACTATTCAACAACTATTCCCCCCCACCTAACAAGCTTTCAACTTGTCCAATAAACTCTTCTTCAGTTAATGGTAAATTATCTACATCTACATTCAAGCGCTCTAATAATTTATAATAATTTTGGGATGGAATAGGTAACGTTATTCCACACGTTCTTAATAAATCCACTTGTTTAAAAACATTTTTTGGAGTACCTTTTATCGTTAGTACCCCCTTATTCATAACGATTACCTCTTCCGCATATTTTGCAACCAAATCCATATCATGGGTAACTAATACAATTGTTTTCCCATATTCTTTGTTCAATTTATAAAACATCTCCATTATCTCAAATTGCCCTCGTGGATCAAGCCCAGCAGTAGGTTCATCTAGAACTAGGATATCTGGATCCATGGCAAGTATTCCAGCAATGGCCACTCGCCGCATTTGTCCGCCACTCAAATTAAACGGCGACCTCCCTAACATCTCTATATCTAGTCCAACCATCTGTATAACATCATGAGCACGTCGTATAGCTTCTTCCTCAGATACCCCATAGTTCATCGGACCAAATATAATATCCCGTTCAATTGTTTCTTCAAATAACTGATACTCTGGAAACTGAAAAACCAAACCTACATGCTGCCTTATTTCCCTTAAGTCTCTATTCTTGTCATCAGATTTAATAACTTTATCCCCGACCTTGATGTTTCCACTGCTAGGTTTTAATAACCCATTCATGTGTTGAATAAGTGTCGATTTTCCTGATCCTGTATGTCCAATAATAGCTAAAAATTGTCCCTTAGGTACATCAAATTCAATATTATATAACGCTCTACGCTCCATAGGAGTATTTGCATTGTATATATGATTTACAGATTCAAATTTAATTTGCATAACTCATTCATCAACTCCTCATCACTTGTAACAATCTCGCTCAAAACTCCCCTTTTTGTTAACTCATAAGATACCTTTACTGCAAACGGAACGTCTAACTTAACCGACTCTAATAGTTCCTTTTCCTTAAATACGTCCTTAGGTTTCCCTTCTAAAATTATTTTTCCTTCATTCATGACAATGATCCGATCGCTATGAATAGCCTCGTCTAAATAGTGAGTAATCATAATTATCGTCTTATCACGATTCTTTACTAATTCGTGAATCAATTTCATCATATCCTCACGTCCTTGAGGATCTAACATTGCTGTCGCTTCATCTAAAATAATAATTTTAGCCCCTAATGCTAAAACCCCTGCAATAGCTACCCTCTGTTTTTCCCCCCCGCTCAAATAATGCGGTTCAAAATTTAAAAAGTCCCCCATACCTACCTCTTGAGCATATTTGTTAACCAAATTGTCCATTTCCTCATAGGGTACACATTTATTTTCTAACCCAAATGCGATATCATCACGGACCGTACAACCAACAAATTGATTATCTGGGTTTTGAAAAACAATCCCAACCTTTTGACGAATATCAAAAACACTACTTTCCGTTAAGGGCTGTCCATCAATTATTATTTTCCCCCCTTGAATCTCATGTAATCCTACCAATAATTTAGATAGTGTCGATTTACCTGATCCATTATGGCCTAAAATAGTAACAAACTCCCCCTCATTAATAGTTAAATTAAAATTCTTTAATACTTCATTGCCGTCCTCATAACCAAAACATACATTTTCTAATTTGACAACATTGTTCACCTAATACACCGCCCTTTATTCATGTTAAGATATATGTCCCTAAATCGAAATTCCATCTAAATCTGCATCGCTACTCCCTACAATCTCTATTACTAATTGATGCGGTGCACAGATAATACTTTGACCCGAACGATGAATAAAACCAATTTCTACACAATCATGATCAGGACAGTCAGCCTCTTCAATACGAACTCCATTATCATCTAGAATGACCTTATTATATCCCAATTCTGTTTCAATATCTAAAACAGTGTGTTTGCCATCTAGCTTAAAACGACCATATTCTTCTCCCTTTACGGAAATGAT
This window encodes:
- a CDS encoding energy-coupling factor transporter ATPase, with the protein product MNNVVKLENVCFGYEDGNEVLKNFNLTINEGEFVTILGHNGSGKSTLSKLLVGLHEIQGGKIIIDGQPLTESSVFDIRQKVGIVFQNPDNQFVGCTVRDDIAFGLENKCVPYEEMDNLVNKYAQEVGMGDFLNFEPHYLSGGEKQRVAIAGVLALGAKIIILDEATAMLDPQGREDMMKLIHELVKNRDKTIIMITHYLDEAIHSDRIIVMNEGKIILEGKPKDVFKEKELLESVKLDVPFAVKVSYELTKRGVLSEIVTSDEELMNELCKLNLNL
- a CDS encoding YolD-like family protein — translated: MALKFINKLFSRQNHPTQSMIQPNDALNLEDLSKYMQVITNKETTGYKGLRRAFEEKLPVQLTVADDNGDSFEVAGTISHYDEHYEQLLVITDSTLKRVVFNQILDVKISEE
- a CDS encoding energy-coupling factor transporter transmembrane component T family protein, producing MNSIVIGRYFPGYSLWHRLDARSKILATSFFVLSCFFTDNWLFMILLCGLELLVMRLTKIPINYFIKSLKPIIFFIVLTFFLQVFFNHQGNVIFSLGPLKIYDKGLNLGLYMSIRLIIVVIISTLLTLTTRPSDLTLALESLFKPLGRIGIPVAEIALMISIALRFIPTLFEETQKILKAQASRGVDISEGNFKDKVIQLISLLVPLFILSFKRADELANAMEVRGYVPGRPRTSINQLRWRIPDTILILISIGLFLGAIIF
- a CDS encoding energy-coupling factor ABC transporter ATP-binding protein; the encoded protein is MQIKFESVNHIYNANTPMERRALYNIEFDVPKGQFLAIIGHTGSGKSTLIQHMNGLLKPSSGNIKVGDKVIKSDDKNRDLREIRQHVGLVFQFPEYQLFEETIERDIIFGPMNYGVSEEEAIRRAHDVIQMVGLDIEMLGRSPFNLSGGQMRRVAIAGILAMDPDILVLDEPTAGLDPRGQFEIMEMFYKLNKEYGKTIVLVTHDMDLVAKYAEEVIVMNKGVLTIKGTPKNVFKQVDLLRTCGITLPIPSQNYYKLLERLNVDVDNLPLTEEEFIGQVESLLGGGE
- the holB gene encoding DNA polymerase III subunit delta', producing MHGWERFLEDQSKITRFIVNSYLKNRLVHAYILEGAKGIGKLSFAKNFAKMLLCESDDRICGSCRSCQLIESEKHVNVYMIRPEGNSIKKEQIQALQAEFSKKAAENAPKVYIIEDAEKMSVSAANSLLKFLEEPMKNTYALLLTENKEMLLPTIRSRAVVLTFTPMSREKLIEQYKSVGIHQYASILASLTQSLNEGIRWSESEQFSSVVSLVLKTEECLLKMKMDPSIILIQNPEIFKNREFQLLYLNLLIIYYKDVLKIKLGKNDDLSFEAYKTSLCESSEVNTISDCLRKIQIILDTEKRLRANANVVLCFDQLFLRMKGGIEGCNMP
- the tmk gene encoding dTMP kinase; this encodes MSGLFITLEGGEGAGKTTVAYSVIEKLSSVGIKAIYTREPGGIKIAEKIREIILDPNHTEMDCRTEALLYAAARRQHLVEKVKPAMENGYVVLCDRFVDSSIVYQGYARGIGMEEVLKMNEFAIEGFMPNLTIFFDIEPEEGLKRIARNHQREVNRLDLEDLSFHRLVYNGYKKRAVMDSNRIVSIDATQSVDEVSNEVFNLIIGQLKD
- a CDS encoding NusG domain II-containing protein; translation: MKRLDIYLIIAVVAITSFLFIQFTLQSEDNQEVIISVKGEEYGRFKLDGKHTVLDIETELGYNKVILDDNGVRIEEADCPDHDCVEIGFIHRSGQSIICAPHQLVIEIVGSSDADLDGISI
- the truA gene encoding tRNA pseudouridine(38-40) synthase TruA, which produces MKRIKCTVSYDGTLFNGYQRQPGQRTVQGEIESALNKICKQSVTIHSSGRTDAGVHAYGQVFHFDSDLSMDGGRYAKALNSILPEDIYVLDSQEVHPDFHSRYHGKVKEYRYKMSLNEYNPLNRHYVYYHRRPLDVERMREAMGYLLGTHDFTSFCGNLDEVNKERTIYKAELLDDEGELTFIFVGNGFLRYMIRIMVGTMIQVGEGRKLPNDIKHILSMKDRRLAGHTAKPQGLYLHRVEYPEEVLVVPSKKIE